The Nicotiana tomentosiformis chromosome 9, ASM39032v3, whole genome shotgun sequence genome contains the following window.
tattaaaaacttgaaggtgtatttacaggacataaaacacttaaaacaacctcccacacgagctggaacaacacaaaaaatcagcaacaacaagaaggagaagaaacttactagcgccacgggattcccgacatttgatttgtgttgtttgccctttgtttgggtcttggatcatgagagaaccttgagagactgtttttagggttataaggtctgaatatactgaaaaataatgacttaaaacggggttgaggtatcttatatatgtccatatgtcttaaaccgcctttgtgggccccatagagagcagcttggcgcactctcgcgaaaacgcgaatatctctctattccgagatcgtatcaatgaacggtttaatgcgttggaaactagactcatagatcttcaatttgataggtagatcaccccataatgccaagcacattgggagaaaaatgcagtaacatttgacctaaagtttaagtaaaattataaacctaagttgcgacaacttttatcaacttttatttcataactcgcttgacttcaagacttatgatgcggatattatatgattcaaatacattaaaacaagacctcttgggacagttaatcacctctagtattacccgaaaatacgggttacaacatccttgattcgtttaacttctaatatttgttaaccactcttatacacccttgtatcgtttaagaccaataggattaacttcttatcatctcaaagataatctcttcttggatttacatcgactaacttacgacgtgatctatggtatgcgaatttgggttgtaacactgaCTGTCTTTTATGATTAAAGTTCCCAACTCCAAAGTCCCTTTGACTAATTCTAGATCATGCCTTAAGCTTGATTTTTGAAACTTGGCATTGTATGTGTTCactctattaataaaataaacataCCTATGAAGTATTCCTAGTGTGTGACTGTGTTCATCATGCTACACCATTTCCCTTTGTTGAATAATTGCCCACTGATGAACTTATGTTATTTTCTGTGTAATATTTGCCCTATTGAAAATAAGCCCTGCTAATTCTCGTAGTTCTCATGTTCTTGACTTAATCAATCCTGTCACTTTTTCTTATGAAATGCCAGTGTGTTTCATGTGAATCCTTCTAGCTATCATATAATCATGTCTCTATGAGGCATTGCTTCAGGGCTGTTAAATTTATTTCCATGTTTGCTCTATTAACTTATTTGGTTAAGTGGTCTATCTGTTATTGTTGAGCTTGGTATGAGTTCATGTATGGCCTTGGGTTGTGCAAGTGACGCACTCTCCTGTTTGAGATATGTTTGGATCTGGGCTAGCAATTCGTAAAAAAGAAAGCATGTCAAAGGCCCATGCAACACTGGGTTACTTTTGTTTGGGCCTATTCTCAGGCTTGCAGTTGTTCCTTTATGTAATGTTTGTACTTATGCTCATTatctgggcctgtaataatttgtaaacaaacaattaTGTTTTTAATGAAATTGTGGGAAAACGGGTATACTTTATTCtcgcatgaaagggtagaaaacatgcctatatggTCTAAATGCTTTGTTTGCTATCTCGCTTTACATGCTCTATTATGTACACtgatagaaagcatgcctataggaatctaAGTGCTTCGCTTGTTCACATGCTCCACTTCTATACGCTATTAGAtagtatgcctataggattcaaacATCGTTGGTTATTTGCTCAATTTTCTCTATTGCCATgtgttagatatcatgcctataggatcgtgTTAAATAATAAAGACGTGCTCCTATTgatactcatctagataccatgactgTAGGGTTAAATAATTAATCGGTTGCTTTCTGTTACTTTTACACTGCCcgcctagaaaatatgcctataaggATAAAGTGTTGTAAAACCAACTCCAATCGTCAACCGTTAGAAATCCTTCCTATAGGATGCTATTACTTGTCTTAGACAACGTATTTATAACATCATCATTGTTAATGTTGAGCTTTCGAACAGTCTTATTACCTCACTGCATGAACATTTagatatcctgcctataggattgtAATACTTTTAATCTACAACTCTGTTAGCCTAAAGATGTAACGTTGCATGTACACTGCTGGAAATCAAAATCACATAGAAgctatgcctataggacttaacgatTCAAATACATCTTAATTCCGAAATTGTCTGCTGCATAACCTGAAATCTGTTTGAGTGCCTTTGCGTCTATTTGTGGAGGCTAACATGAGCCAATCAATGCTATTATATACAGTCCTATTTGTTTTAAATGTgcgattagttttatcattttgagcaacttAAGTAAAGTTTAGAACCAcctaaatagtaggtccaaagcctcctggaccataggcatgggacgggtagtgcatgcataggatgcgacctagaattgaattagagtacctttaagtaacaactttaacatagtaatcgagtagcaggagatgatagtatgtgcccgctgaataatatgagcaacccctaccctaagggagttgtgaaatattatttatgttgcacggggtgatcttttaggctaaaaCACTTATTACCCCTACCCTTTATATGCTTGTTGTTGACACTTAGTCATTAATTATAAACCGATGCAGTTGTGCCTTGTAACCTCTAAGACTTGTACTGATTTAGTTTAAATCTTATGCTCTTTTCTTTACACTTGTTCCaatagaacttcaaacttccataTATTTTTTAAGACCATTTAGCTTAATTATAACTCAATAATCCACATAGCGTAATATTCGGCTGGGACCCactgttgtggacctcgaagagtgcctaacatcttcttttcgaggtaatttgagcccttacccgatattTGGTGATGTAAaatagtcaaacagagttatttacaaataggtGCTATAACGCACCTTAAATATCATAAGGTgacgactctcctcttttaatacctttaaaagagttgtcacatgtcgaaacccgctttcgcgagaaaatagggcgggacagcatggcgactctgctggggatacttAGGCTCTCAATGGAAATAAGGTTATCTATAAGGTTAATTTTAAAACTCTCAGAGACATAgatgaaaaataagaataaataagGGAAGAGGAAGACAAAAGGTACCTGAGCAGAAAGATGTATGTCGTTGTCGATCAGACATTCAGTATAAAGAACATCAATTTTCCTCTAATATTTCTCCGTAGATAGAGGTTTCAAATGATTGTCTACCCCAATCGGTTTAGAGAGAATGTGGCATTCATCCAGAACTGCAATGATAATACTACGTTTACAATTAGGGTCCCGGATTGAAGTTGGAAAGACATTTTCTATGTTCCCATGGTCAGGTGACCGGGGGGAATAAACACCATGCTCTCGGTCAGTGGTGACCGATGGTGGAGCAGAAGATGCTAGTAGAGCAGAATTTAGGGCAACACTTGAAGTAGTACCCTTCTGGACAGTAGAAACAACTGAAGCCCGGAAAGGAGAGTCAGCTGTTTCAACCAATTCAGACTCTTGAAAAAGTCTCTCCACTTCCTCCGGATGAACTATTAgagctcttcttcttcttcttcttcttctttttcttcttcttctttgtattcttcttcttatttGAATAGAAACCATTTCAGCATAATCCTCAGTTTCTTCCTCGTCAAGGGCCACGGTGTTCGATCATTCAGGAATTTTCTCTGTAAATGTAGGCTGCACTTTCGCCTAAGCTTTAGAGGAGTGCTTTTTTTTAGCCTTCTTCCCATTGGGCTGGGGACTGGCGGATGGTGCAGCTTCACCAGAAGTAAGAGCTGCATCATGAGCCCTTTTACGATCAAGGATATCTTGAACCTATTATTGGGCCACCTTCGGGTCAAGCAAAACTTTGATGACCGGGAAGATAGATGATCCCTTAGGAAGGCATGAGGTTGCAACAAAAACGGGAAAAGTCAATAGTTTATTATCGAATGAAGGGATGCGTTAACAAAAAGTAAAGACAATATCTTCACCATGATTCTTGTATTTCTAATTTTTTCGTATTGAAATTACTTTCCACATGCGAAGTTCCATTGTGGAAGTGTCCAAAATATTCTGAGCCTATTGCGTTAGGCTTTCGACTACTAAGGGACCAAGCGAGTAGCTAAAACAGAAAGAATAAGAGttcaagaagaaaagaaaatcctTTCAAAATGCTAAAGAAAAAATAGATATTTAAGAGAACATACGAGTATAGTTCCAAGTTTTAGGAATAGGGGATGTTGATGATGATATAATGTCCCCAGGAGCGACGACAACAAACCTCTTCATCCAACCACGATTATTGTCATCATCCACACTAGTGATGATGGCATTGTGACCACGTTTACTGAGTTTGACCACACCCCCGCAAAGGATCTTGGGAGCGTAAAGGAGGATCAGGTGTACAAGGGTGAGTTCTTCTTATGCATGAGAGCAGAGATACTAGAGATATGCTACCATACGCCATATCGCCGAACCCACTTGAACCAAGCAAACTTGGTAGCTTCGGCAAAACTCAAGAATGATAGGGTCAATTTCCTTACCAAGCCCGAGGGTAAAAGGGTATGTATAATCCAAAGCATACCCTCGTTTGCTGAAAGTTACCCTCTCTACTTCGAGCCATAATCCGCCTTCACAACAAGAATACTGGTCGGGTAATAGACGAAGGATACTTGCGAACCACTCTATTTCTGTCATTGTTGGGGTTAGAGGAAGGATTTTGGACCTGGAGATCCTTGTTAAAGGACCATTCCTTAGGAATGATTGTATTTGTTGTCGGAGGCCCAACATTTGAACTTTTGGGTTTGGTTTTCTTAGATGGTCCTCCACCAATGCAAGTCCCGGTGTCGGTGGTTGAAGGAAGAGATAAAGTCATAACAAGATCGTACTCTTTAACGGCAGAAGATGAGTTATCAGAGATGGAAATAGTATAAGACATAGTGGCAGAAATAGTGAAATTTGCTATTAAAACTCAAAAGTTTTGCTGAGAAAAGGGAGTTTCAAACAGTTCAAGGATTTGTTGAAGAGATTCGAAAAAGAGCAAAGTAAAAATTGTTGAGAAGGTTAAGTTTATAGGCGATTTAGTATAGCCATCATTATCTTGGTAACTGGCTATAATGTTCATTAAATCATGGGAGATAGGTGTTAAGCTCATTAAATGCAAAGAGATGTACCTCCTTTTCAAGTCTCAAAAGCCGTTGAGAACTTTTCCAACAAGAAAAGGTAAGGTCTTATCTACTTCCCGATCACATAAAGTTGAGTCAtcggaaagtagggggactatctatatTAGGTAAAATTTAGAGTTTACAGGTGGACATTTCTCAAGCAGACACGTAGCAGTAATGACATAGTGGAGATGAGTCAGCAGATAATTAATACCGGATACCAATATGATACCAGTATTGTACAAATTTCAATTATACCGATATGATACCAGTATTGTACAAATTTCAGCAATGGTTGTACATCAATTATACGTTTATGCGATTTtaccattttattattattaatgtatGTTTAGTTGTTAAATTTCTTTAATTGTTGTGCTAATGCTGGCTTGCCTAAAAAGTGGATGTTAGGCGACATCACAGCCCCACAGttggggattttgggtcgtgacactcgccCTCTTAAAGGTGAATAAAACCCCCCCCCTTGATGGCTGCATAACGTATGGGGAATAAATGCTGAGATTTTTTGTAACGGCTGCTCCTTTAATGGTGCTTTCTCCAACCAACACCTTGCTTTCAAATTCACTTCACTTGTAgcgcgtaacccgatcccaaatatcaataataacatcgtTTTGTCCCACTGATCACGTCCAATTCACACCCAATTAACGAGTATGAAATGGCCGTTGCAATGATAAACCCAaagcaagtcggggtcgaatccacatggagtttAGATTGATGTGAAGGTAAACACTTAAGAAAAGAACTTGAAAAATCTagatttatctttcaaacaactacGAGAAATTGTTATCTAATTTGACTTCAAACAAACTAAACAAACTAGTAAGCAACTGCTGAATGAAATAGTTTTGGTGTTTATATCAAATAAGGGAAAAGCCTAAGGATGTAACCTTCACATAGGAGTAAACCTAAAAGGTAGAGTAAATTTATGCTTGTTGGGTAGATCGGGGTGTGATGACTCTCAattctcaagtacccactcaatatcgCTCGGTTAAAGAGTGATTAtgcccaaattggctttctcaatACCAAATTTGTAGCAATCAAAATAATTGATATGAGTCCAAGTGGGATTGTTCCTATCATATATGATTCCAAGTGGGATTATCCATATCTCTAGTTCAAAATCAAAACTTCAATTAGTTAAGtgtcttgttagccaagtttttctagactaggttcctctttctcaagtaagaacaaaGCCAAATAGGCATAAATCAGTGTTTGCACCCATTAATtctagatataaagtataaacaagGCTGAATAACATAGACGTCAATAACAAGGATTAATAttaaatctagctactcatactcataggtAGGGGTGTTCAAACCTGAACCGAAAAACCgtaccaaaccgattaaaaaatttGATTAGGTTTGGTATTGAGAAAAAAACTCGAACCAAACcggcatataaatatataatttttatatatacttttaagactttatgTAGAATTTTCTAGTAAAAagatatctagaaatatttgggattctctcaTGGGATGTAATATTTTGTAGAACTATGAagtgcatttattttatttactttaaataatgggttgtatcacTTTCCTTtcaagtgttattgaaatgcgtcaatcatctctctgttcttccatattcatatatcaagatttcttatatcttttttgaattttaaatggCATTTCGACAATTTagaattaaatagaacatataaATTATTTTGGTATCATATtgttttttatgtttaattattaaattcgattAAGCTCGAAAGCGTATATCAACGAAAAAATATAGTTAGGctactaagaaaataactatcatgtgttactaaaacATTTCTCTCATAAGAATAGTTTAATatatcatatgtttgtcaattttatCAATTCTTACTAAAACATATGCTCACTTATCAAAACTCTATCTATAACATTAACAAAATAAGactgaaataatattcatgtaacaaaaaatccgacaaaatcgaAAAACCAGACAAAAtagaaccaatccaaaccgatatagttggtttggtttggttttgatacaAGTTaaaccaacccggtccatgtacacccctactcaaaggcatgaaaaaagaaaaagaataagcgATTGATGACATAAAGCTATAATTAAAGAGTAAACGTAATAGGTCTTCTCTAATTTTAGTCACCAATTACCCAAAATAGCTAAGTCTAACCGCTACCAGCTGCTACAGTACAAAAGTTGccagaaaaaaaatatttctcataTATTTATAGTGATCTAaaatttgctgacaaaaatgcccttttggGGTTCTGCGGCAACACAATTTTGTGGCGGTCCGTACTTGTATCTGGTGCTCTTGCAGTAGGAGGGATTCTGTGACTGCGCATTaacttctgcagccgcacaatttggatatGGACTATGCTTCAAGGAGGCTTCAGTTTTGGGCATTtgtgtcatgccccgaactcggggagcgcgaccagcgctcaaccaagtgaacccggtcgagcaagcgtattagatttccttctaccgaaactcatccatgaataaatagaatacatattttcgttaattagacaataaggtgatcatgtctgcaataccaatttcttaccattagttacatTATTTTAgagtctcaaatttcacacacattttcatggtctaaagtggaacaagtaattcaaacacaacataacattgtttgatttccccagcaccaatttattacccacactatgtctatggagcctctaatagataaagaagagtattatgataatgccggcaacaaggccccggctatacctcaaacaccaTACACAAGAGAACAAAAGTTACAtaaccccgaaataaagtggggctcaccaagtcttctgggaagagggtgtaccgctatcactgatcaatatctcctggtGTGGAACAACCTACATCCATTGAAgttgcagcgcccccggcaaaagggatgttagtgcatatggaatagtactagtatgaatgacaaaacaccctctcaatagaatgataaataatacaagcaagaataatcataatatcaatggaagcctcaaacaacatcaaacctcaaattaagatcaagacagtgttcaaattaattttcatatttttagttgggagatttttagtaccaATAATGTCACCTTTAATAATACCAATACCAtagtacttttagcacggagtccgatcacgatccgatcggcttggccgtctcattcgagacatcgaccacaattcataatttccagcacaatcaccaccatgtgtgtggcatggtgtccgatcacgacccgattggctaggccgtctcattcgagacatcataCCTTTATACTAATCATTTCGTTTCATACccctttcacatcttttcatttcattgaaaCTAGTGGCCACagttataaaatcattcttggcacatcggttgtatttagtatttcatgctcacctttttcactttcaaacatcaccatcatcaacaacaacaaagcaTTCAAATCAAGGTTTCTAGCACACATGTGAGCCATTAAGAGTCTTAGATACATATAGACGTTTCACAAAAATtgacataatagccttcgtttgaacttgacttgaatcgcaacattattaatgcacatcccatactttgaacatactctcaaatgataacataacatgataaaagcattttaggatacatattgaacatatatctttcaacacaaacttattcggaatagaCACTTCCATAATGAACAATtcaggacttacataaattacatgaataccatgggattcaattctaggataggattttaaccaacatacctcacttaaccttcattaaactctaaaatatttcagaaatcttagcaacttcgatctattttagaaatgtaacaaattgaacaaaaactaggaagatgattatggttctagctcatttgagcattttatcaaacactaggtgtgcatgaaggtttcaaggtccttttatggaggattccatcatcccacaacctattatttaccatttttagctcaacaatgttcctacaccccttgataacacatgcaggCAAAATAACCAACTCTCATACACAAAAATTATCTTACTAACTACCAATTTCTAGTTAACTTTTGAAATGAAGGGttaaggtgtagaatcttacctctgggatgaagacctagtgagttttccttgttaagcttccaagattcgagcaagaattgaagaacaaattgttgaagatatctctcccactctagggcactctctaaccctcaaaatatcaggtttttgcTGAAATAATGGTACATATCGcctatttaatgaagtagggtcgagttataaaaacccaaaaatgaagctccggaacaggatcTGCAGTCGCATATGAGACCGCATAATGCATCTGTGGTCCATGAAATGGTCCGCAAAATGAACCAACGGAACTAGGCAACTCTGCCTGGATttacggtcactatgcggcccacagacctgttctgcggtcgcataatgaaccgcagaacagttatgcggtcgtatagtcgaccgcagaatggcaCCCAAACCTGTCCtgtcctgcctcactctgcgaccattctgcggccacataatggaccgtagaaatgcctTTTTCTGCTAAATATTTCCTTTAACTCCTCAGCGTACtgttcaaacacgtaagcctacttcggcaccacgaaaccttaaattaccTTTAATAACTTTTActgggccttacattctcccccacttaggatcattcatcctcaaatgagggtcaaaatctgacATTAGCATCAAATGTGGCCCAACTGTTAATTTACACACACCAGTAGTTGCAAAATTTGGCAACTctttaaatttccaaaactttcgccagagtctcctctataactgggcctatccacctgtcaaagaATCCTAGAAACCAattcaatcctaacaacatatacttAATCTGATAAcgcaatataacataaaaacaacaccacatgtggcctcataagcaatatattaccagaaaaggaacacctttaacatcaactgtacaatgatacataattcatagaaggtaactcttagaattttcataaaacataattttataaatacatggctattcaaacaaataaggatatgttttctttatttcttccccagcctcccaagtagcctcttcaacccgttggtttcgccatagcactttcacggaggcaatttctttatttctcaactttcggacttgatgatcaataatagaaactggaatctcttcataagtcaatttctcattatcctcaatagtctcaaccggaacaatgcgTATCGGGTCACCAACTACTTTATTCAACATAGAcatatgaaacaccgggtgcactaatgacatctcaggtggtagatcaatcttgtacgccacctcaccgatcctctgaataatTCTGTACAGTTTGATAGACCTCGgattcaatttccctttcttaccaaatcgaattacacccttcataggggaaaccttcaagaatatccaactatcttctttgaactccaaatccctacgacaaaCATTTGAATAGGACTTCTGGCGACTCTAAGCAGTCTTCAAccactccttaatgatcttaactttttccatagcccgatgcacgaggtctggccctatcaactctgcttccccaatctcgaaccacccaatgggagatctacatcacctaccatataaagcctcaaacggtgctatctgaatgctagcgtgataactattgttgtaggaaaattctttGAGTGTCCAATGATCATCCCacctacctttgaagtctagaacacaaatgcgcaacatatcctcaagcgtctgaatagtccgctctgcctttCCGTCAGTctacgggtgaaaggttgtactaagattcacccgagtacccaaaccttgctgaaatttcttccaacatATTAGCCGTGAAATGttccccccgatcagaaatgataaaaactgtagtgccatgcaacctgactatttctttgatatataacggagcatattgttccgctgtgtcggtagccttaaccggcaagaagtgtgctgatttcgtgagtcgatccacaatcacccaaatcgagtcaaacttatgaggagtgcgaggtagtcctaccacaaagtccatattaatcatttcccacttccacattggaatttctatattcggttccaacccaccgggcctttggtgtttggCCTTCACTTGCTAATAATTTGGATAtctcgccacaaagtccgctacatttatcttcatatcattccaccaatagacttccttaagatcacgATACAATTTCGTAGAGCCCGGGTCCACGGAATACCTAAAAGTGTGATCCTCAGTCATGATTCTCTCCCGTAgatcatctacatttggaacagataaacgcccttggtaccttagtgtaccatcactcatgtcaagagaaaaggccatagtcttatgtttatgaatcctctCTTTCAATTGTGCCAATAATGGATGGTTGTATTGATTCTCCTTGACTtctacaacaagtgatgattcaaccctattttgcacaatcacccctccttcactagagtccgcaagaatAACTCCCAAACTAGACAATCGGTGAACTTCGTTGGCCAATGGcttttgatatgcctccaagtgtgctaaactacccataaatttccagctaagagcatccgccacaacattagccttccccggatgatatagaatattaatgtcgtagtccttgagtaactcaagccatcttctctacctcagattcaattccttctgcttgaaaatatattgaaggatcttatggcccgtgaatatatccacatggaccccatataaataatgacgcaaAATTTTCAATgtaaataccaccgccgcaagttctatgtcatgtgttggatagttcttttcatgattcttgagttaccTAGAAGCATAAGATTTTatcttgccatgttgcattaatacacacccaagtctgattctcgaagcatcacaatatactacaaacccatttgtaccttctggtagagtcaacactggtgccgtagtcaatctcgtTTTCAATTCATTGAAGCTCCTTTCACAAatatctgaccattggaacttaattgccttctgtgtcaatttagtcaatggagaggcaagggtagagaacccctccataaaCTTTCTTTAATACCCAGCTAATcttaagaaactgtgaatctctattggagttgtaggcctcggtcaattcttcacagctgtaattttctgaggatcaaccttaattacTTCACTagagatgacatgacccaagaatgtgacagattcaccccaattcaatgagatcggccatggtgtcccgaccacgcaacgtgataacacaatctctataaacccgcgcggccataATAGattcaccaaccggagtagatacagagaacggctcattaagctattccggttctatcccaaatcccatagcaacataaggagtgacatatgacaaagtggaaccgggatcaataagatcatacacatcatgagattggacagtcaatatacctatgacaGCATCTGGAGAAGtctctgaattctggcgacccctcatagcatagaaacggctgaaTCCTTCcaaactctgtgctccacccctagctgcaccatgtctTGCGGGTGTTGGTGTGCCTCGAGCTAGATGAGGTGCTACGTATGTAGTAGCAACAGAACTGGATGGTTGTGTCGTGCCCTTGCCCGTACCCTGGCAGGACGAATGACAATCCCTccgaatgtgacccctcaatctgcaCCCGTAGAATATGGGtaaagtccatgtagcatattcctatgtgcatctttccacacctagagCACGGGGGACTTGgatgctgctggaatctaccaccatgtcGACCCTGCTGGTAAGAGCCCATGTTGCCCTAACTTAGCATGAAATGGCTCcactgctgctgactgggccctgatggcTGTGAACTAACCAAAGACTGAGCAGAGGACTGAGATGGCCCGATGACCCTTCCCTGAATGCTGACCTAccgccaccagaagaacc
Protein-coding sequences here:
- the LOC138899101 gene encoding uncharacterized protein, whose product is MGSLAHLEAYQKPLANEVHRLSSLGVILADSSEGGVIVQNRVESSLVVEVKENQYNHPLLAQLKERIHKHKTMAFSLDMSDGTLRYQGRLSVPNVDDLRERIMTEDHTFRYSVDPGSTKLYRDLKEVYWWNDMKINVADFVARYPNY